The Pseudorasbora parva isolate DD20220531a chromosome 21, ASM2467924v1, whole genome shotgun sequence sequence aatatgcatgtaaaTGACTCACTTTTTTTTATTCCCTTAGGAAACAAATTATGAGATTTTAATGTCGAGGCTCTGAAAATAACCTATATTATATAACCTATATATTAacctataataatataaaactgaatgtctgatcatgtTGATAAAATTTGAGGATGATTCTCTCAAAAATTtagcttctgtaagcttttatgtaaaaaaaaaaagactatacATCCTTTCAAAAAGGCCATTTATATCAGAATATTTGTAATTGTGAAGAgcagatttttaattttttgcatATAAATCAGCAATAAACTGCTTCCTGGACCACTAAAGAATTTACTAAGTGtaaaaaactaatttagttgataaaaacagtctgTCAGAGTCTGCGCGCTGCACTGAGATGTGCGTAAACTGACAGGCGCCTGCCGGTTTGTGAACGTGAATGAAGACGTAAACACTAGTAGTTTCTGTTTACATAAAATTTGTGCAAGATGATGCCTTTTGATTGGTTACTACATCCATCTATCAAAACTTTGCTGGCAAGGCATTGGCTGGCTTTATCCAATGGAAACCATTGGCGCTTTGACGCTTCCTCTATATGACGACTCATCAGAAAGGCTGtgattgaaggagagagacctgggagggtttATATTCCACGGAAGAGACTATTCTTACAGGGGATATCACCAGAAACTGATAAGATATTTCAAGAAGAAACTGATTGAACTgatatttcattgaaaatggacatgattgattactctAACGCAAAACACTCATGCAAATAACAGAGTATTTTTCGTTTTTTTGGATTAAAAACcgggatgcattttgaagagtggactTTTACATGGACAACAGACATGTATGTCGTTGTTTCTTGGATTTGTCCGATCTGATCTGAACgtcaggagatgaaagatgagtactGTGTttattatgctaatgtttaacTAGCTAGTGCTTTAGCATTTCATTTAAAcctttcctctctggtgtatttattCCAAAAATTTGTTCAGAGCATGAATGAGTGTTTAGCTTTAAAATGCTGCagtttgtgatagttgattgaatagtttgtataaaacaaaaatagataAAAGTAGCGACACGCCCAATTGCGTCAACCTCCCTGCCCACGAATCGGTGCATGGTTAAGGGGTTAAACTGACGTGTGTCATTGGTTCAGACTGTAGTGCtcttaaatgcatttaaaatatcCTGAGACCTTTTAAATGTTAACAAGTTTGTTatatgattacattttttaaaatgcttaaggTGCCCTCAACTcaacttttttctctctctctgtggtcatattttaatattcaacATGTCTGTAATGAGTGTGTTACAGGTTTGTGTTTTATTGGTTGTCTCCCCACAGCATCATTTGTGGGGCTTTGCAAATCTGTATTAACGCTAGTGTGGAATTTTTCTAAATATATTCACTCCTGACAGAAAAATAGGGGATTCTAGTCAATCTACTGCAGTATTTCCTCTCTCAATCAGTAGAAAATGTGGTTAacatatgtgtatattttatatatatatatatatatatatatatatatatatatatatatatatatatatatacggctacagtctggagccttGTGCTTAGAAACGGTTGAATGCAGCTGGGGGTACCGGATATACTCGGGAGTCGGTACTACCGGTATAACAGAAATGCTGGTAtcgtcaatttttttttactttcagtaCCGACTTTGTACCAAAGTACCAGCACTTATGACATACCAAAAATCagaaaaatggtcaaaaaccctggcagtGACTGAAAACTTTTTTCTAAAACAAGGGGTAAAAGTCTACATTTAATCAAcatcatataaagcaatcaTGCCTCTTCAGAAAACTTGGACTAAACAGCgtgattcatatggattagtttcaTATGGATTCGTTAACGATCGCttcatgaactttttgaagtttCAAAGTGGcagttgtgtagctgtcaacagagagaaagaaattgctaaaatttaatttaaaatatcttcttcaaTATAAGACAATgtaagtcttacaggtttggaatatgAGGTTGAAtaaattacagaattttcatttttggctgaaccaTCCCTTTTAGGACCTATTAAATGATAATAACCTGTTATAAACATTTTCTGAATCAGTCCCACTTACCTTGCGGTGGACCTTGTTGGTAGGCCGAACCTGGCCCGTTATAAGGTGCATACTGAGCTGGATATCCCGATGGCACGTGGCCGCCCCCATAGCCAGGCTGGGGGTAGCCCTGATACCCAGGCTGAGGCTGCCCATAAGGAGAGGCCATATGAGGTTGCTGGTTGACATTCATTCTCAGTTCATCCCTAACTCTGAAGACAAGGCAGAAAAAAAATGGGAAAAAGGATTAGGAGAAAGTGAGCGGGTAAATCTATATTTATGAGGTACTGCAGTGAGAAGTGCTTAAGAGGTCTTGTTAGTCGCTCTGATGCTTTCAGGGGCCTAAAGACATGTTCTGCTGGACTGCTGGCACAGCAAAACTCACGACTAATCATTTAAGCTCAGACCAGTGCAGCAAATGTTGACATAAAAGAGAATTTTGCCAGAAAAGCTCTTTTACTCTTCAAGCAAAACAAGGTTTGAGGTTTCTAAAAGCAAGCATTTTATGAATATGATAACAAACCCCACTATTGACCTCACACCTGTTTGAAGTGAAACAGGACAGGAAGTGTTAGTGGAAAATGTCCTAATGCACAAATCTAATCTGTTGTATACCACGGTCACATAAATTATGGGTAAACATTTGCATTCGTAATCCTTTTAACTTGCATGATGAAACTGCATTTCTTAATGAAACAGTTAAAGAAAAATGACAAAAGGATTTGAATCAAAGGGGAATTGATTATTTTGATCATGTACAAAGCATTGTAGATCAGAATAAAGCCAGGCGTGAATGAAAGCTACAAGGTGAAGGTCAAGTTCATCCTGAAGATGATTTAGcataattgtattatattatcatTAACAGGCATGAAACGATCACATTAACGATTTCCAAGAGTTTAGAAATGTTTAGAAAAGTAGCCTAAAATTTCCAAATACCCATTTTGGATATTATCATCAACTAACAGACCATATGGCCTAGTATTTCCAgtcaaataatattatatatatatatatatatatatatatatatatatatatatatatatatatatatatatatatatatatatatatatatatatatatatatatatattttttttaatcaaacaagttatttaattgtgattaatacaattatgtaatagaacacaaataaataaaagaaaatgcaTTATGAAAGCAAAAAGGTGCTATTTTAATATCATATAAATGTTAAACTATGCCTGAAAAACCTTGAAGTGAACCGTGATCCGTTTTAAAACTCTGCATAGGCATAACACTATTTAAGAGGACTGATGACGAtgataaataacaaaaacattacCTATATTTAAAGAAAGCACACCCTAATAACCTTCACAGAACATAGCAGATGTCTGACGGCAATGTGTTCCACACCCATCCCAAACATCTGAGGCTCAAGATGAACTCACTAGCCTACACTTTACTGGAGTAACTCCCGAAGCTGCTTATATAATAGTATTTAATAGTGTCTACCACATATCAATTTCACAAACATCAATGAAACACAAGCAGATTGGAGTGGACTCAAATGACACAATTAGTGCCAGCAGACTTGCTTTCTTAACAGCAGGTGTTACGATGACTTAAAAATGCATGTGGAAAGTAGATCCAACAGCTATTATGAAATATCTACATCTAAAattattcttcaaaacatcttctataaaaaaataagtttcctCTGGTTTCTAGCATGTAACAGCTGAGAAGCTTTAGCACAACACAGGCTTGGCTAATATGTTGAATAATTCAAGGCAATGGATACCGTAATAGTATACAGTAACCCATGTGTGAGGACTTCCAGAGATAAACACGCTCATtttccatctatctgtctgaaATTAAATGACAGGGCTGCTGCAAGATCTGAATATACCCAGAGGAGTTGTGTACAAGATCACAACATGGATGACAACATTATGTAAAGGGAAACCAGCAGAAATGGAAATTCAAGTCTGAGACTCAAACTCGAGTTGCAAGTATCTTGACCTAAGCAACCGGTTTCATGGCCTAAGGCTTGACACCAATGATCATACAAACAAGCTGCCTATAAAAATTCAATTGCTTGTCCATCAGTggatgtgacaaataaaacctGGCAGAAAAGCAGGAGCCTCTAAAATTGAAATGAAGACAGATACAGTTGTCAAAGGGGTGTGTTCAGGAGTAAAACAAAACATCTCAATTACCCATTACATTTACTATGGAGGGAACTTCTGCATTCACAGAaaatgtgcattaaagtttAGTGCAAGTGAACATTCCTTTTTTGACAACTTACGAACAAAATGATTACGAACGTGCTGTCATGTTTTTACTTTAATACACACAAATTTGGAAAGTGTAAGCAATAGAGAGGGATATGAGCGTGTtccacaaataaaataaaaaacacaactaAAAATACATTCATATCATGATATAAGAAGACTCCAAGTAGAAGAAATGTCAAACAAGAAGTTGAGTAACACAATCATAACATACAAGTAAAACAGATGCATTACAGCACCAACACATGTGCTAATAAAAGTGAATAACATATTATTAACTGGGCCATTAAGTTATATTACACACGTAAAGCTTTAATAATTGACTGTGTTTTTAAAATCACTAAGTGGCGTGTGAGAACATTAAATCCACTCACTCTCTCACCTCTTGCTAAGCTAATTTGGGATGTTTATCGTTGCTGGATATTAAATCACAACCAGGAAATGACCCACTTGGTCTGCCATCACCTATCTCACCTCAATAAACCCTTATATCGTATGAATTACAGCAAAATGTGTCACTTTattctattaaatataaatagaaCTAATAAATGACTCGACGCTGCGGCTCGCGCTGAAtgtgctaagctaagctagcattgacaggaaaataaataacGAAACAAAAGAACAAATATCTAGCGCCATCTGACAGCTCACCTCATAAACAGCTCGATGGGTTAACGAACGAGTCGTCGGGACGCCGTTCCGGTTTTAAACGCCGGTAAACGCGATAAGGCTGCCGTTCTTTCACGGAAAGAGAGCAGAGACAGACGTTTAATCCCTTCCTCAAGCGCACCGGAAGAACTGAGGTTGTTTGCCACGTCTACATCCGGTCATGATGAAGTTGATGGTATTTTACTTTCAATTTTTGGACTATTAAGATTTGCTATCTGACCTAAAGGGTATGGCTCAGTGTATAGACAAGTAGGCTTTAATGTAGTAGATGTGCTGCATACTTTTATTTTGCATAACACAACTGCTAAATCTAAACAGTAAAGATGTGAAATATttgcaatatatttgtttaacaaACCTAATGGCcattgtaacattttaaataatgtaataacttttaagttttaataataatgtgttgttgttgttgttgataaaACAACTTGTTTCTATagggcttttattttgaaggaCGCTTCCGGTAGGCCTGGTTGGCGTTTTCTTCCACACAGCTCAGACTTCAGATTTGCTGTAATGGACTTACAGACATACGAGGCCTATGgaattaccattttctaaatcTTAGAAACACCACCCCTGTCTGGACAGATAGTGGCGGGGATGCGGCATCGACATGGGAAATCTTTTCGGAAAAAAGAAAGCAACTCGGGTGACCGAGCAGGACAGAGCTGTGCTGGTGTGTTAGACAGTTGCTAACTGGCTAAgtctgattatatatatatatatatatatatatatatatatatatatatatatatatatatatatatatatatatatatatatatatatatatatatataaaatagttgATTTCACTGTACCACCAGGGATCTGTGTTGATGCTGACTGACAACTGGATAAATGAAAGTGCagtttattttgtattgtataGAAAACAGCTCTGCTATAGGATCGTTACTGTATATCTTGTCTCTTTCattaaatgtttcatttaaTGTTTATCATTATTTGTGTGTGAGCAGCAACTGAAGCAGCAGAGAGATAAACTGAAGCAGTATCAGAAGAAGATCACGTTTCACGTAGAGAAAGAGCGACAAGTAGCCAAACAGTTATTGAAAGATGGAAAGAAAGAGTGAGTGGGATCATGTGTTACTATTAGAACTGGGAGGTCTAGCTTTCTAAAACAAGCTGAAACCCTCATaatattttgtgtttgtttgttcaggAAAGCACTCCTACTCCTCAAGAAAAAACGCTACCAGGAACAGTTACTGAACAAAACTGATAATCAAATAAGCAACCTGGAGCGGATGGTAAATAAACCACATCTTACTTTGAGAACGTTAGATATGACACATGTTAACATGGTTGCACCTTTTTctgtattagtttttttttttttttttttttttagcttgaaTGCCATTTTCATGCATATAACaatctatttttgttttatagGTACAAGATATTGAATTTGCACAAATAGAGATGAAAGTCATTGAAGGACTGAAAGTCGGCAATGATTGCCTGAAGAAAATGCATGAGGTACGTAATGAGAAATGAATGTTATTCTTGGTTGTGCTCAGTATTGTACTGGTGTCTTTAACTTGTACAGCCATTCTCtctattctttttttctcatacAAGATGCTGTCTATAGAGGACGTGGAAAAGATCATGGATGAAACGCACGATGCCATTGAGTATCAgaaggtaattttttttttaaatctaagtTGTTAGACTAGTCTAAGCAGTTTACGCAACCAGCcagtaaaattaaattaaaagtaaGACTATTTGTgcccctggaccacaaaactagTCATAAGTCGCAGGGGTAtattgtggcaatagccaacgaTACATTGTATGGAtcaaaattatagatttttctTTAATGCCACAAATTATTAGGATATCAAGTAAAGATcttgttccatgaagatattttgtaaattaccaaccataaataaaaacattttaattattattagcaGTAGTTATATGCATTGCTatggacttcatttggacaccTTTAAAGGCAATTTTCGCCTTTAAAGGTATCTCGGCCCGAATTTTGTCCTAACAAACCGtgcatcaatggaaagcttatttattcagctttccatgaagtataaataaaataaaaaagacccCTATGACTGGTTTTgcggtccagggtcacattaaTGGGAATACACTCAAATATACAGTGCGGTCCAAAGAGGACCTTACTTATTacattattgtttattatattgtcagcaaaatttgaataaaaaactgaattgaaaaaaaaataatactgtgTGTTTGGTATGCCCCAGGAAGTTCTGATTCTGTTTTAAAGAGGTCACATGGTCAATGTcacacatttattaatttgtattttgtttcttcagttCACATTACTTTTATTTAGATGAAAAATGTCAGTTTAGCTTTGTGTTTTAACAGATTTGTCTTCAGATTATTGTTCAGCACAATGATATTTCACTGATCGTTATTTAAGCACATGCCAGAGAAATGTTTAGGCTGAAATACCATTTGTgtcaaaatgaaagaaaaaatgtcTAAAGATGAGCAACAATAAAAGGCTATAATGATCCGTTCTACTCTACACCACGTGCTACACCCTAAAATCTATAAGAACTGGGAGGCAGCTGGATCTCTCTCGCAGACACGCTGGGTCTCTGGTGTGCTTGTTGCTGTTTAAATCTCCTGTGCACAATGTAAAAGTGGTCCCCTCATTCCTTGTTGTCTGTGTGTGCATGCAGCAAATTGATGATATACTGGCAGGATCTCTGACCCAGGAGGATGAGGATGCTGTGCTAGCAGAGCTGGAGGCTATCACTCAGGTGTGTACATGAACAAACTCTGACAGCCCTTGTTACTGATGTTGTGTCAGCTGCTGTGTTTTCATCTGCCTTGTACATTTCCTGTGTGCTCAGGGAGAGGCTGACCTTGAACTCCCTGAGGTCCCTGGAGAAGAACTACCAGAGGTTCCAGAGCAAGAGCCAGGTCCGTGttttcttcttctccgtttCTGTATGCATACAATGCATAGTATCCAAATACTtagactttttattttattttatgtttcagTGCGGGAGAAGGAGAGGTCAAAAAAGAAACCAGAGCGAGAGATGGTGGCGGTGTAAATACAGATCTGTCGACCTGCATCTG is a genomic window containing:
- the chmp6b gene encoding charged multivesicular body protein 6, translated to MGNLFGKKKATRVTEQDRAVLQLKQQRDKLKQYQKKITFHVEKERQVAKQLLKDGKKEKALLLLKKKRYQEQLLNKTDNQISNLERMVQDIEFAQIEMKVIEGLKVGNDCLKKMHEMLSIEDVEKIMDETHDAIEYQKQIDDILAGSLTQEDEDAVLAELEAITQGEADLELPEVPGEELPEVPEQEPVREKERSKKKPEREMVAV